The Cygnus atratus isolate AKBS03 ecotype Queensland, Australia chromosome 17, CAtr_DNAZoo_HiC_assembly, whole genome shotgun sequence sequence ATAGCTTAAATTAAGGTTCaggtttttcatttctgaatccTGAGTCTTCAAAAACTGTGAACTAATTGTATCAGGGGTAATCTTTGGCCTTTTGAGTTCTTGTAAAGTGCTATGTAGTTTATTTTCgttgcttttaaaagcaaaaatctccTCTGAAGGACCTTCAAACTTTGTATTTCTTGCCATCACCAACTCAGTTGAAGAACTGCATAAAAGTTCAGAACTGTCCAATATGCTTGGTTGCAGTGTTACTTTTGATTTCACTCGGTATTCCGACTTCTTTTCTTGTTGTGCCATGTCTGACAAATGTACTTCCATCTCCTCATACTTTTTCTTTCGTTTAAGCGCCTGACATTTCTCTACTTGATCAAGTTTCTCTGAACCTAAAGCCTTATTTTCCTTGCAAACTGAATAAACTGGTATAGTGTCTTGACATCCTgtaattttctttacattatATTTGCTCTGTGCATTTAATTTGTAAGGCACACATACTTCATGGCAAACACAATTTGGTGATGATTCTTTGCAACTGTTTGATAATATATTCATAGATGGATAAAATGGGGGTGTTGTATTATATTGGAATTCTGGTGAAATTTCTGTGTCAGGTGCATCTTCAGTTTGACAGTCTTGCACAGTTTCTGAACACAGACTGATACCTGCTAAGTGTGCAAGCTTtgtagtattttttctttcttttgaaaaatttagGTTAGATCTTGGgatttcttcaaaaacattttcacaattCTCAGTACTGACAGGGACTATTTTGCTACCAGATTCTTTTGAACCTTCTAACAAAGCCCATCGGAAATCTCCATCAAGGGAAGAATGTATGGGCAACTTTTTTCTAGGAGCTATTTCTCTTTCAATCTTCTCTTCTACACATGCATTCTTAAACTTCTGTCCACAGTCACCACCTTCTGGTAAGGTCACATCCATGTCTTTCACAGCTAGAACACATCGTGATTTACTGTCAGAAAGGCTTTCTTCAAGAGTTTCTTTACCTTCTCTTCcacatctgttttcttgttcttttagTTCTGTTGTCTTCACCTGAATTAGATCACTGATGAAGCCCATGCATCCTGAAGAGTCTGCATTTCTTATACCATTTAAAGAGTCAAAATCCACTACCTTCTCTTTTACAGTTCCTTGAAAACCATCTTCCCTTACATATTTATGAACCAACGGAGGCAGGTCATCGcctttttttaacagtttctcTTCACTTTGACTAGAGACAATTGATATTTTAGTTTCTTCCACAGAAGTAGCCATAGATTGTAAACCTGTGTTTGGTGGTTTGTTTAAACTTTCTAGATGCTTGCTGCCTGGAACTGGGCCATTAAACTCACTTTGACGTGCAAGAAACTGATTTTCCATTGGACACAGggtcttttctgttttggtagCATGTCTTGTTTGAATATTCACATTGCTGAGTAACGGACAATCACAGATTGAAGTGCTATACTCAGAAGGGTTAGCTGTGAGTGATGacacttctttcttctcataTGTGCCTAGTTCTTTCATCTTCGGGCCTAATGGAGAGTTGCAAAATCCAAAAttatgaacacattttttttttttcaaatatctgaCTAATAGCTGTTCACTAGTCTTACTTCTCCAATTGCATTCAGGAGCCTTTGGAGAGCTCACAGTTCTTATTTTATCAAATTCATCTGTCTGGAGAGCACACATGCTAATTTGTTCTTTTGCCTCATCTTTGCCACAAATAATTTCACTGACATCTGTTACTTTATAAAGATCAAACTGTTTCACATTTCCAACCTTCATATTCTTATTTGAAACCTCATCTCCTACCAAGGTAGCAGTAGGTTCCTCTGCAGTGTAAGTTgagcaaaacatgttttttgctgtggaaatgtCATTTATCCCATGCAGAACTACATCTCTGTTGCCCAAGTAATCTTCAGAAGGAAGAGATCCACATGCCAAAGGGAAGTGTTCTTCCAGAAAGACGATAGCCTTTTTACCATTACATCCAGGTGAAGCTTCTCCTTCCAAACTATCATTTTCTTCAATCTTCATCTCAACGTCAGCCTTAAAAGAACGACTGCTTGGGAGAGCATCGTCTATATGTGTACTCCCTGATAAAGTACAGGAAGTATTGGCAACTGTATGCTGGTCTTTTATGCTCTGATTATTACAATGCCATGTGTCACTGTGTTCATTTTCTAAACCAGTGTCCACACTTTCTATATTCCCTGCTAAAGACTTTTGGGAATTTTTTCTTGTCATATTAGGTGCATCAAAAGTCTTGGGGTTTATTGAAGACTCGAAACTGTCTCTATGAAGTACAAATTCAGCAACTTGTTCCTCTGTTGTCCCAGATGCACCAACTGATTCTTTTCCAGATAGACTATCCTGAGCCTTGTCCCTGTTTGCAACTTCGTAAGTAGTACAAGGAAGATACTCATTACAGTGAGGTTCTCTTGATTTTTGTGCAACAGGAGGTAGAGTTACATTTAGTGTACAAATCAAATTAGTTTCTTTGCCAGTGGACAAAGTGTCATTACTATTGGCTTCTGTAGTGTCAACTAAACTGCCAGCTAACTCTTCTGACTTTGTATTACTCTCAGATTCCTTTTCAAACAATTGTACCTCAGGTGACCTTTTTTCTAGCTTGGTAGTATGGTCCAGACAGCTATGGCTTCTGGGAAGAGAAATTTTACTGTAGGCATTATAAATGCATACATCTGTCTGTCTAATTTCATGGGAAGTAATGCTGTTCATTTCCTTCAATagtctattttcttttgcaCCATCCTTGCATAGGTCACTGATAGAGAATTGCCAGTGGTCCTTTTTCCACTTATCAACTTCTGATGGgaccacttttattttttcttttgagaaatcCTCAGAAGATGAAGGAATAGAACTAAAAACTGAAGAATGACCATGCTCAGAGTTAGCATCCTCTGGAGCTTCAGGCAAGCTACCAGCTACAATGTTACCTCCCACAGCAATTTTCCTTTGGGTTTCAGCAGCTTCTTCAAATTCAAAGCTGTAATATTTACCTATATTATCATTTTCTTCCCTACGATCAGTTTGAGCACTAGATAATCCTTTGATCCTTACCACTGAGAGATGCTCTAATGGCATGGATGCATAGGTCCAATTTTCTACAAACCCAGTTCCATGATCATAATTAGTCTGACTTTCCATGTTTTCAGGAAGATACTTTTTTGGGGTTTCATTGATAATTTTATGCATTGCAGTACTATTGTTTTCTAGCAACATATTTCTAGAGTCCAGATAACAGATAGTTTTCAGAACTGAACATAAACCTTCAGAACTTTCTATGGAGAGCATTCTACCACTTTCTACTGATGATAATCTACCAAGTTCATTCTGTTTAGGTAGAGGAACAGTACAGAAGTCATGAGCATTGTTTTCTTCATCCTGCTGATAAGTCTGGCAATTAGCAAGTGATGTACTAAATTCATTAACAGGACTTTGTCTGGGTAACTTATCTTTTCTAGTCTCCAAAATAGATACAACATTGCCACCTGTTCTCAATGACATGTCAGTATGGGCTTTCAACCCATTATATTCACTTATTTGTTGTGGTTCTGTAGTTGTTTCAATGTCAATTACTTTTAAAGGCTCTGAAAAATCTAACAAGCTGGTTTCTGAAACCCCAGCTCTGGCCAACACTGTGTTTACATCTGGACATTCATTGCTATCAGGTGGAAGACCTCGACTCACACTGTCATTCTGGTATTCTGCTTTACTAAATATCCTAGTCCCATCAGTCTTCATACCTTGTACGTCTTCAGTGGGCTTTGGCAGAGTTTCAGCTGTCACCTGAACATttgcttggttttcttctgcataagaaaaataacacaaatcaGCACCATACACTGTATGGAGAAGGCATTCAGCTTACTATGTTCCTCTTAGCATTATACACAATATTGTGTGTAGCCTTGGTTATCAAAACTTATTCAAAGTCAATTGAGAATTGATGCTAGCAATTCTAATACGAGccttaaaaaaagcaaacaaacaaccccaCCATAAACTAATATAACAAACTCAATCCTTTTCAATACACACATTCCACATGAGCAGGAGACATCCAAAGACCTGTATTTTTCAGATTCCTCTAATATCAAACTAGGCATATTGAGGTATAAGTGTAGTAATAGCAAAGATGTATATAGTCCAGCTATGAAGCATAAGGAAATGCAAAACATCTGCTATTAACAAAGAGCTTCTGCTTTGGGGTAAATAAGTACTCCAGTGAAGTAACTAAATCGTCTTTTACATAATGGGTCTTTAGGAAAGTGCATATGCTGTTCTGAAAAAGCAATGGATTAAGTTTTGATACTGTTCAAACTACACAGGGTAATAGCTTCTACTATAGAACAAAGTAAATGAGCTCTCTTACAATTGTTCATCAATTTTAAATCAACAAAAAGGCATCTGTGAGAGAAGCAGGGAGCAGATAGGGATGTAGAACTAAAAATGCACCTTTGTTCTTCAGAGATCCTGCTATTTCAGCGCAACAGCTTCTTGAAGACTTAGGCTTATGCTGGTTTAGGTGAGGATCCTCCTGAAACAGGACAAAAGTATTAGTGGAGTTGAATCAATTTGCTGAAACATTTTGCACATTTCAGGGACCGTACCTGCTCATCTACGTTGGTTGGGTCAATAGGACAAACACCCTGAAGCCTCAGAGCACACTGAAACCTCAG is a genomic window containing:
- the PRR14L gene encoding protein PRR14L isoform X1, with protein sequence MLSAGVECRLDSAASGVTEEFYAGLPASISTELMAVSEPTVGLDAKADVSTPVPARSSSLSSEHHGTSGVEDFCQKTEEPDDMVRVISQGPAESRPEELMTDRGLEEDEKNKRQNFREPDCSGGGYLQEDKGAQDAEENCAECCALTPGDWSKQEDPHLNQHKPKSSRSCCAEIAGSLKNKEENQANVQVTAETLPKPTEDVQGMKTDGTRIFSKAEYQNDSVSRGLPPDSNECPDVNTVLARAGVSETSLLDFSEPLKVIDIETTTEPQQISEYNGLKAHTDMSLRTGGNVVSILETRKDKLPRQSPVNEFSTSLANCQTYQQDEENNAHDFCTVPLPKQNELGRLSSVESGRMLSIESSEGLCSVLKTICYLDSRNMLLENNSTAMHKIINETPKKYLPENMESQTNYDHGTGFVENWTYASMPLEHLSVVRIKGLSSAQTDRREENDNIGKYYSFEFEEAAETQRKIAVGGNIVAGSLPEAPEDANSEHGHSSVFSSIPSSSEDFSKEKIKVVPSEVDKWKKDHWQFSISDLCKDGAKENRLLKEMNSITSHEIRQTDVCIYNAYSKISLPRSHSCLDHTTKLEKRSPEVQLFEKESESNTKSEELAGSLVDTTEANSNDTLSTGKETNLICTLNVTLPPVAQKSREPHCNEYLPCTTYEVANRDKAQDSLSGKESVGASGTTEEQVAEFVLHRDSFESSINPKTFDAPNMTRKNSQKSLAGNIESVDTGLENEHSDTWHCNNQSIKDQHTVANTSCTLSGSTHIDDALPSSRSFKADVEMKIEENDSLEGEASPGCNGKKAIVFLEEHFPLACGSLPSEDYLGNRDVVLHGINDISTAKNMFCSTYTAEEPTATLVGDEVSNKNMKVGNVKQFDLYKVTDVSEIICGKDEAKEQISMCALQTDEFDKIRTVSSPKAPECNWRSKTSEQLLVRYLKKKKCVHNFGFCNSPLGPKMKELGTYEKKEVSSLTANPSEYSTSICDCPLLSNVNIQTRHATKTEKTLCPMENQFLARQSEFNGPVPGSKHLESLNKPPNTGLQSMATSVEETKISIVSSQSEEKLLKKGDDLPPLVHKYVREDGFQGTVKEKVVDFDSLNGIRNADSSGCMGFISDLIQVKTTELKEQENRCGREGKETLEESLSDSKSRCVLAVKDMDVTLPEGGDCGQKFKNACVEEKIEREIAPRKKLPIHSSLDGDFRWALLEGSKESGSKIVPVSTENCENVFEEIPRSNLNFSKERKNTTKLAHLAGISLCSETVQDCQTEDAPDTEISPEFQYNTTPPFYPSMNILSNSCKESSPNCVCHEVCVPYKLNAQSKYNVKKITGCQDTIPVYSVCKENKALGSEKLDQVEKCQALKRKKKYEEMEVHLSDMAQQEKKSEYRVKSKVTLQPSILDSSELLCSSSTELVMARNTKFEGPSEEIFAFKSNENKLHSTLQELKRPKITPDTISSQFLKTQDSEMKNLNLNLSYNRIPGAFGTTNKLRGPLPLKRQPRRTCKKVPTSYQVETVRKMKKIKSSTFLDAPSEMPPNQENTLLKSLYFTYKPPTVEKEIAMGFVRMPRPSAKRCNLLNSLKSRKCTKEPALLSKLSAMASKLLAPAKSIHNTEPLPCSSEILPVAVRYSQRRSKNLLEALSCINRNLHSRWADSWCTKMFSFQSLALYPVGSTKISFLDLSNNSPSSFLDTPVLPISFHIKLDSSPVTDLTGITSGHSGHHRPVLGETPASPSKWTFSFLLSQSCLDAAAFKEDSSLDNELPSPLSVTTPGAVALHPDHRRNAVAERTGSCSMLGLHTVLALSSPGCYRIWTRRRNLTSHIPTVQRLFISQFTQGLKGARYRTNVSDDLVSSLPYSLGRALSLWSQHGPACPSEITPLHSSHCKWQPSVGIENSYAMLPHLPVPSMEALQTVGGEIPLEPSFLLPLPKSRSLPEALQSTPRLPASELQVPALDEANTSIPACFRSQDNTELKKTEPEKRPKKVSQIRIRKTVPKPDPNLTPMGLPKPKRLKKKEFSLEEIYTNKNYKSPPPARGLETIFEEPKEKNGHLISVSQQKRKRILEFQDFTLPRKRKARGKIKAVGSFTRAKKAALQSAELDALLSQKLMDLEAFFAKEAEQEQASVIQGSHSAECGPNQLL
- the PRR14L gene encoding protein PRR14L isoform X2, producing the protein MLSAGVECRLDSAASGVTEEFYAGLPASISTELMAVSEPTVGLDAKADVSTPVPARSSSLSSEHHGTSGVEDFCQKTEEPDDMVRVISQGPAESRPEELMTDRGLEEDEKNKRQNFREPDCSGGGYLQEDKGAQDAEENCAECCALTPGDWSKQEDPHLNQHKPKSSRSCCAEIAGSLKNKEENQANVQVTAETLPKPTEDVQVANRDKAQDSLSGKESVGASGTTEEQVAEFVLHRDSFESSINPKTFDAPNMTRKNSQKSLAGNIESVDTGLENEHSDTWHCNNQSIKDQHTVANTSCTLSGSTHIDDALPSSRSFKADVEMKIEENDSLEGEASPGCNGKKAIVFLEEHFPLACGSLPSEDYLGNRDVVLHGINDISTAKNMFCSTYTAEEPTATLVGDEVSNKNMKVGNVKQFDLYKVTDVSEIICGKDEAKEQISMCALQTDEFDKIRTVSSPKAPECNWRSKTSEQLLVRYLKKKKCVHNFGFCNSPLGPKMKELGTYEKKEVSSLTANPSEYSTSICDCPLLSNVNIQTRHATKTEKTLCPMENQFLARQSEFNGPVPGSKHLESLNKPPNTGLQSMATSVEETKISIVSSQSEEKLLKKGDDLPPLVHKYVREDGFQGTVKEKVVDFDSLNGIRNADSSGCMGFISDLIQVKTTELKEQENRCGREGKETLEESLSDSKSRCVLAVKDMDVTLPEGGDCGQKFKNACVEEKIEREIAPRKKLPIHSSLDGDFRWALLEGSKESGSKIVPVSTENCENVFEEIPRSNLNFSKERKNTTKLAHLAGISLCSETVQDCQTEDAPDTEISPEFQYNTTPPFYPSMNILSNSCKESSPNCVCHEVCVPYKLNAQSKYNVKKITGCQDTIPVYSVCKENKALGSEKLDQVEKCQALKRKKKYEEMEVHLSDMAQQEKKSEYRVKSKVTLQPSILDSSELLCSSSTELVMARNTKFEGPSEEIFAFKSNENKLHSTLQELKRPKITPDTISSQFLKTQDSEMKNLNLNLSYNRIPGAFGTTNKLRGPLPLKRQPRRTCKKVPTSYQVETVRKMKKIKSSTFLDAPSEMPPNQENTLLKSLYFTYKPPTVEKEIAMGFVRMPRPSAKRCNLLNSLKSRKCTKEPALLSKLSAMASKLLAPAKSIHNTEPLPCSSEILPVAVRYSQRRSKNLLEALSCINRNLHSRWADSWCTKMFSFQSLALYPVGSTKISFLDLSNNSPSSFLDTPVLPISFHIKLDSSPVTDLTGITSGHSGHHRPVLGETPASPSKWTFSFLLSQSCLDAAAFKEDSSLDNELPSPLSVTTPGAVALHPDHRRNAVAERTGSCSMLGLHTVLALSSPGCYRIWTRRRNLTSHIPTVQRLFISQFTQGLKGARYRTNVSDDLVSSLPYSLGRALSLWSQHGPACPSEITPLHSSHCKWQPSVGIENSYAMLPHLPVPSMEALQTVGGEIPLEPSFLLPLPKSRSLPEALQSTPRLPASELQVPALDEANTSIPACFRSQDNTELKKTEPEKRPKKVSQIRIRKTVPKPDPNLTPMGLPKPKRLKKKEFSLEEIYTNKNYKSPPPARGLETIFEEPKEKNGHLISVSQQKRKRILEFQDFTLPRKRKARGKIKAVGSFTRAKKAALQSAELDALLSQKLMDLEAFFAKEAEQEQASVIQGSHSAECGPNQLL